The sequence below is a genomic window from Blastocatellia bacterium.
CCATGTAGGCGACGCTGTTGCAGAGTTCGCGCAGTTTCTTCCCGGCGGGCGGCGGCTCGACGCCAAAGACAGCATCGGCGGCCTTGCTCGCGGCCAGATGATGCGACCAAGGGCAGACCCCGCAGATGCGCGTCACGATGCGCGGCATCTCCTCGACAGGTCTTCCGATACAGAATTTCTCAAAGCCGCGTAGCTCGATGACGTTCACCCGGGTGTCTGCCACATTGCCGGTCTGGTCCAGTTGAATTGTGACTTTCGCGTGACCTTCGATACGAGAGACAGGTTGAATGACGATAGTATTCATGATGGCTTCCCTCCTTTCGGCACGGGCCGCAAACGACCTTGCGCGCCAGCATACCGGTTGAATGTGGCCGCTCGATCGGGAATTTGCTTGGCATCCAGACCAATCGAAGCGAGTGCGCCCATCATATCCACCATCGGATTGGCCGTATCTGAGAGCGGACCAAAACAGCCGCGGCACGGCATGTAGGCGCGGATGCAACGCGGCACGCCGTCGTGTCCGCCGCACCCGGCTTTGGTGGCCGGACCGAGACAGAGATAGCCTTGCTCCATGATGCAACGCACGGTGTTGAGCGGCTCGCCCGGTGTGAACTCAATCGGCTCCAGCGGCCGCTTCAGTGCAGAGACGGCTTTCTTCTCCCGAATGAGCGGGCATTCATCGCACACGCTCTTGCCCGACAGCGCGAACGTTCTGCCTTCCAGCAACGCCGTCAGCGCTTCGACAAACAGCTCCGGCGTCGTCGGGCAGCCGGGCAGTTTCACATCTACGGGCACGACTTCGTGAATGGCGTAGACTCGGTCAGTCAGCGGTGGAATTTGTTCGTTGGGAATCCCATTGGATTCTGTTGAGACAGAATCCCGATAGACTTTTTCATAAAGGTCTTGCACAGTGGAAAGATTGGCCAGCGCCGGCACACCGCCATAGCAGGCGCATGAGCCCATCGCAATCAGGGTTTTACACTTTCGGCGCATCTCTTGAGCGAGATGTTTGTTCTCCTCGTTTCGGATGCCGCCCGCGATAATTCCTACGTCTGCCTCAGGGATTTCCATTTCGGTTTTCTCGCCGGTTTGACCGAAGAGTTTATGGTCCATGAGGACGGGCATGTGAACAATCTCGAGCTTGGGCAGAATGTCAAGCAGCGGCTCGCCGACATCGAGGATCGTGACTTCGCATCCGCCGCAGATGGCGAACCATTCTTGAGCTAAACGTAATGGCATATATCACCTCCTTTTTGGAGCTTGTCGGTCATCGCGCTGGCTCGAAGTCATCGGCCGCTACTACACCGCCATGCGATAGGGGCTCGGCCCTAAACGCCGGACTTGCTCGACCATCTCAGTGACTACCTGCGCGAAGCGTTGCGCTTCAGAGGCCGAGACCCACTCCAACCGAAATCGTTCCGGCTCCAGGCCGAAATCTTCGAGCATCAACTCAATCGCTTCAGCGCGCGCCTTGGCGCGGAGATTCCCCTCCAGGTAATGACAATCACCCGGATGACAGCCGCAGATGAGCACGCCATCGGCGCCGCTGGTGAGCGCTTCGATGACGAAATTCGGATGAATCATGCCGGTGCACTGCACCCGAATGATGCGGATGTTGGGCGGATATTGAAGGCGTGACGTGCCCGCCAAATCCGCTCCGGCGTATGCGCACCAGTAACAGCAAAACGTGATGATCAACGGTTCAAATTGATCGTCATTCATGGGACACTCCCCGTGAAAATCCCGCGCCAACGGATGAAATGTTCCAGCGGATCGTCCATCCATTGGTGCTCTTGATCCGTTGGCGACCTCCTCATGTCATCACTCCCAACGCTGCCTTCACTTCGGCCACCAATTGCTCCGGTCGGAAGTGCCAGACATACACGGCACGCTTCGGGCAGGTGGCCATGCAGGTGCCGCAGCCTTTGCAGATCGCTTCATTGATCTCGACCCGCTTCTTGAGCTCTCCATTCACCTCGTATTCGACGAGCGTGATTGCCTTAAACGGACACGGGTCCACGCAGTACGCGCAGCCATCGCAGCTTTCGGTGACGACGTGTGAAATGGTCGGTTCAAGCTCGATCGTGTCCTTCGAGAGAATCGTCGCCGCCCGCGCCGCCGCGCCCAAGGCTTGCGAGATCACCTCCTCGATGGCCAGCGGAGAATGTGCGTTCCCGCAGAGGAAAATGCCGTCGGTGGCGAAGTCAAGCGGTCGCAGCTTGCGATGCGCTTCGAGGAAGAACCGGTCTTCGCTCAGCGGGACTTTGAGCAACTGCGCCAGTGCTTTGTTATCGTCGCGCGGAATCGTGGCTGCCGCGAGCACGACGTTATCCACCAGCAGTTGGATCGTCTCGCCGAGTGTCTCATCACGCACGATGACGGAGAGCTTGCCGTTATGACCAACAACAGTAGGCGGCCGATCATCGGCGTAGCGGATGAACGCGACGCCGAGTTTGCGAGCCTTCGTGTAGTAAGCTTCGCGGAATCCGTAGGTGCGCATTTCTCGATAGAGCACATAGATCTGCATGTCGGGGTCCAACTCTTTGAGCTTCAAAGCATGTTTGATCGTCTCCGAGCAACAGGTGCGACTGCAATACGGGCGCTCTTTATTCCGAGAGCCGACGCATTGAATGAAGGCGACGGACTTCGCCGTGAACCCGTTGTTGGCAATGCGCTCTTCGAGTTCATGATGCAGCAGGACGCGGTCGTCCTGTCCATAGAGAAACTCCGTCGGCATGTAGGTCTGCGCACCCGTCGCCACGATGATGACGCCGTGACGGATCTCTTGGGTCGCGCCCTCACCGCCGACGGTGATCTTCGACTCGAAGTTGCCGAGCGAGCCTTTGACCTCGGTGAGCCTGGCGCTAGTGTAGACGCGGATGTTCGGATGAGCGATGACGGTAGCAATCAACGTCTTCAAGGCGGCCTGTGGGTCTTCGCCATTGAGCAAGTAGTAAACGCCCCGCAGGTAGCCGCCAAGCTGGGCCTCCTTTTCAACGAGGTGCACGGTGAACCCTTGATCCGCGAGGGCCAGCGCCGCCGTCATGCCCGCCAAACCGCCGCCGATGACGAGCGCGTCATGGTTCACCTCCAGCGGTCGCGGATAGAGTGGATCGTTCAGTTTCACTTTGGCCACGGCCATGCGCACGAGGTCTTTGGCTTTTTCCGTGGCTTTATCCGGTTCGTGACTGTGCACCCAGGAGCAATGTTCGCGGATATTAGCCATCTCGAAGTAGTAGGGGTTGAGGCCGGCAGCGCGCACGGCGCTTCGGAACAGCGCTTCATGGGTTCGGGGCGTGCAGGAGGCGACGACCACGCGATTGAGCCCGTGTTCCGTGATCTTCTGTTTGATGCGTTCGAGACTGTCGTTGGAGCAGGTGTAGAGATTGTTCTCGGCATAGACGACGCCCGGCAGCGTGCGGGCATATTCGACTACGGCCGGAACGTTCACCACGCCGGCGATGTTCGTCCCGCAGTGGCAGACGAAGACGCCGACGCGCGGCTCCTGTCCTCGCACGTCCATTTCGGGAGGATAGACCGTGGGAGCGATGAGGCTGCCGCGCACCTCGCCGAGCAACGCCATGACTTTGGCCGCTGCTGCCGAAGCTTGCGACACCGTCTCCGGTATATCTTTGGGCTCGGTAAAGGGACCGGCCACGTAGATGCCTTCGCGTCCCGTCTCTACAGGGCCAAAGACGGACGTCTCACAAAAGCCGAAGCGGTTCAGCCGGACGCCGAATGTCTCAGCAATCCGCCGCACGCTCTGTGGCGGTTGCATGCCGACGGAGAGCACGACGAGATCGTATTCCTTCGACACCTTTCGATCATCGTCGGTGAGATAGGTGATCCTCAAATTCTTCGTCTCCGGGATCTCCTCGATCTTCGGCACGCGACAGCGAATGTAGTTCACCCCCAACTTCTTGGCTGTCTCGTAGTAGGCCTCAAAACCTTTGCTGAAGGCCCGGATGTCCATGAAGAAGATGTCGCACTGGAGATCTTCGCCCGCGTGTTCTTTGGCGATGATGGCCTCTTTGGTGGCATACATGCAGCAGACCGATGAGCAGTAGTCGCGCTCGTAGTCGCGCGAGCCCACGCACTGGATGAAGGCGATGCGCTTAGGCGGCGTCAAATCCGACGGACGCAGCACCGCCCCTCCGTACGGACCGGAAGGGGAGAGAATGCGCTCGAATTGTAGCGAGGTGATGACATTCGGATAGCGTCCGTAGCCGAAGTCATTATTGGCTCTGGGCTCGAAGATCTCGTAGCCCGGTGAGAGGATGATGGCACCAACATTGAGCTGTATCGTCTCTTCTTTCTGATCGAAGCGAATCGCTTTCGCTTCACACACGGCTTCGCAGATTCCGCAATCGTTGTACTTCAGTCGCACGCAGACGTTGGGATCAATGGCCGGCTTGTTGGGAATGGCTTGGGGATAGTAAATCGAAACGGCCGGTCGCTCGTTGAGCCCCATGTTGTAGGGATTGAGAATAGGGATGGGAACATTCGGCGAGGCCAAGCTCCTCACCTTCTTTCCCACCGGGCAGATGAAGTCGCACGCGCCGCACGTCCAGCAGATGGGATTGTGCTTGCCAAAGGGAGGCTCCAGTTTCTTTCTCGGCCCTCGGCCGGTAAACCCAATGGCGCTTCGTCCCATGCGCTCCTGACACATTCGCACGCACAGTCCGCAGTAGATGCAATCGTCGTACTTCTTCTTGATGCGCGGCTCATAGACGCCGTATTCGGCGGCGATGTGCCGAATAACATCCGAATCGGGGCAGCGGGCCAGGAGCAGTTCGGCTGTAATCTTTCGCGCCCGCCGGACGCGCTCCGTATCCGTGAAGACGCTGAGACCGTCAAGCGCCGGATAGGTGCACGAGGCTTGGACAGTCGGTGGGCGACCGGGCGCATGAATCTCCACCACGCAGAGCCGACACGCGCCGTAGGGCGTCAGCGCCTTGTGATAACAGAGCGTCGGCACGCGCAGCCCGCATTTTTCGATGGCCGTGAGGAGATTGGTCCCCTCCGGCACTTCGACTGTTTGATTATTGATGGTCAGACGGATCATGACGGATCACCTCAATCGGCATTCACGCTTTCAAAGTGAAAGCGGACCTCAGGGTGGGTTCTTCTCAAACAACGCACGGTCTCCTCGATGTTGCCCAGAGGCTTTCGATCAATATGACTCAGGCGGAAGATAGCCGTCACCGTCGTGCCCTTGCCTGGCGCACTTTTGATGTACACTTTCCCTTCCGCCT
It includes:
- a CDS encoding methyl viologen-reducing hydrogenase, with amino-acid sequence MPLRLAQEWFAICGGCEVTILDVGEPLLDILPKLEIVHMPVLMDHKLFGQTGEKTEMEIPEADVGIIAGGIRNEENKHLAQEMRRKCKTLIAMGSCACYGGVPALANLSTVQDLYEKVYRDSVSTESNGIPNEQIPPLTDRVYAIHEVVPVDVKLPGCPTTPELFVEALTALLEGRTFALSGKSVCDECPLIREKKAVSALKRPLEPIEFTPGEPLNTVRCIMEQGYLCLGPATKAGCGGHDGVPRCIRAYMPCRGCFGPLSDTANPMVDMMGALASIGLDAKQIPDRAATFNRYAGAQGRLRPVPKGGKPS
- a CDS encoding hydrogenase iron-sulfur subunit is translated as MNDDQFEPLIITFCCYWCAYAGADLAGTSRLQYPPNIRIIRVQCTGMIHPNFVIEALTSGADGVLICGCHPGDCHYLEGNLRAKARAEAIELMLEDFGLEPERFRLEWVSASEAQRFAQVVTEMVEQVRRLGPSPYRMAV
- a CDS encoding FAD-dependent oxidoreductase, whose product is MIRLTINNQTVEVPEGTNLLTAIEKCGLRVPTLCYHKALTPYGACRLCVVEIHAPGRPPTVQASCTYPALDGLSVFTDTERVRRARKITAELLLARCPDSDVIRHIAAEYGVYEPRIKKKYDDCIYCGLCVRMCQERMGRSAIGFTGRGPRKKLEPPFGKHNPICWTCGACDFICPVGKKVRSLASPNVPIPILNPYNMGLNERPAVSIYYPQAIPNKPAIDPNVCVRLKYNDCGICEAVCEAKAIRFDQKEETIQLNVGAIILSPGYEIFEPRANNDFGYGRYPNVITSLQFERILSPSGPYGGAVLRPSDLTPPKRIAFIQCVGSRDYERDYCSSVCCMYATKEAIIAKEHAGEDLQCDIFFMDIRAFSKGFEAYYETAKKLGVNYIRCRVPKIEEIPETKNLRITYLTDDDRKVSKEYDLVVLSVGMQPPQSVRRIAETFGVRLNRFGFCETSVFGPVETGREGIYVAGPFTEPKDIPETVSQASAAAAKVMALLGEVRGSLIAPTVYPPEMDVRGQEPRVGVFVCHCGTNIAGVVNVPAVVEYARTLPGVVYAENNLYTCSNDSLERIKQKITEHGLNRVVVASCTPRTHEALFRSAVRAAGLNPYYFEMANIREHCSWVHSHEPDKATEKAKDLVRMAVAKVKLNDPLYPRPLEVNHDALVIGGGLAGMTAALALADQGFTVHLVEKEAQLGGYLRGVYYLLNGEDPQAALKTLIATVIAHPNIRVYTSARLTEVKGSLGNFESKITVGGEGATQEIRHGVIIVATGAQTYMPTEFLYGQDDRVLLHHELEERIANNGFTAKSVAFIQCVGSRNKERPYCSRTCCSETIKHALKLKELDPDMQIYVLYREMRTYGFREAYYTKARKLGVAFIRYADDRPPTVVGHNGKLSVIVRDETLGETIQLLVDNVVLAAATIPRDDNKALAQLLKVPLSEDRFFLEAHRKLRPLDFATDGIFLCGNAHSPLAIEEVISQALGAAARAATILSKDTIELEPTISHVVTESCDGCAYCVDPCPFKAITLVEYEVNGELKKRVEINEAICKGCGTCMATCPKRAVYVWHFRPEQLVAEVKAALGVMT